The DNA window CGGAGCGGGGTCAGCTCCGGGACTTGGGCGGCGGGGTGCAGGATTCGGAGCAGCAGGCGCCGAACAGGAAACCGCAGTAGGTGTGGAAGATGCGCGTGAGCTTGGCCCGCTGGGCCGGGGTGGGCGGGACGCGGACCACGTCGCGGGTGCGGGCCAGCAGGTCGGCCCAGGTGGGCGTCGAGGCCATGCCTGTGGCCAGGACCTCGCCGGAGGCCGTGTCCAGGAGCTGGGCCTGCATGGTGTCCGTGACCAGGGCCAGGGGCACCGGGCCGCCCGGAAAGAGCCGCGCGGCCATCACGGTCTCGCGCTCGTAGGAACCCACGTCGCCGGAACTGAAGAAGACCAGGAGCGCGGGCCGGTCCTCGGGGTCGTAGGCCACCAGGTCCACGCTCCGGGAGTAGGCCTCCCCGTCCACCTCGTAGGGCAGATCCACCTTGGTCCGCAGGCGGTCGCGGGGATAGCCCCGCTCCTCCACCAGAAGCCGCGCCAGGGCCTGGCGGAACTCCTCGTAGGTGGTCTCCTCGATCTCCTCGCCGCTGAGGTAGTCGCGCAGCGTGCCGCCGAGGCTGGTCTCGTGCATGGGCTCACCTTCCTGCCCCGTGCATAGCACGTTTCAGGGGCAAGACCAACGGCCCCCGGCGGCGTCGGCCTGGACAGGGCGCGGGAAAAGGGCCAGAACAAAGGCGAAAACGGAACGGCCCAAACGAGCCGGAAGCGGGCCGCCGCGCGCGCCGGCGGCAAGGAGACGGACATGAGCACGAGCCTGCTGGAGGACATCCGCGCCCGGACCCTGGCGGTCTGGGCCGAAAACGGTCTGCTGGAAGAACCCATCGCCGTGCGCGCCCGGACCTTGAGCGTGGAGGAGGCCCTCGGCAATCCCGAGGGCGACGACTTCCCGCTGCAGAAAGGCAAGGAGCGACTCATGGAGGCCGAGTTCCGGGGAGCCCGGGGCCAGGCCTTCACCGACCGTTTCGGGGACTTCACCGGCACCCTGGGGGATGTGGCCCGCATGCCCCTGGCGAACAACTTCCGACGGGCCGTGTTCATCGCGGCTTGCAACGCCACCCTGCGGTCCCTGGGCCTCTGCGACCGCACGATCCACTGCCGGGACTCGGGCCCGGGCGAGTGCGCGGGCCTGCTGCGCGATCACCTGCTGGAGCGTTTCCCCGGCGCGCGCATCACCCAGGTGGGCTATCAGCCCAAGATCGTCCAGGCCCTGGCCGGAAGCTTCGACCTGCGCGTCCTGGACCTGGACCCGGACAACGTGGGCCAGCCGCGCCACGGCGTGCGCATCGACGGCCCGAACACGGCGCGGGAGGCGTTGGGCCGAGCGGACCTGCTCCTGGTCACGGGCTCGACCCTGGCCAACGACAGCCTGGGGGACTTCCTGCTCGGCAAGCCGGTGATCCTCTACGGCACGACCATCGCCGGACCGGCCGCGCTCATGGGCTGGGAACGCTTCTGCGCCCGTTCCGAATAGGGACCCGCGCACAGACGCAAAAAAAGGGGGCCGCGAGGCCCCCTTCTCTTGTGCGGTTCCGGCGAGGCTACTTGAGCAGCCCTTCCCCGGCGGCGATGGCGAACTCGAAGACCGGGCTGGGAATCAGGCCCAGCACCAGGACCACGGCGGCCAGAAGGCCCGCGCCCACGACGCTGAACACGCTCGTGTCCGGGGCGGCCGAGCCCTCCAGTACGGTCTCCTCGGTGTAGGCGTGCCGCACCAGGGAGAGGTAGTAGTAGATGGCGAAGGCGCTGTTCACGGCCAGGGTGATGACCAGCCAGTTGTAGCCGTGGTCCCAGGCCGCGGTGATGAGGAAGAACTTGCCGATGAAGCCCACGGTCGGCGGCAGGCCCACCAGGGCGAAGGCCCCCACGCCCAGCGAGAAGGCCAGGGCCGGGGCGCGCTTGTACAGGCCGTTCAGGTCGTCGAGCATGAGGTTGCGGCCGTCTGAGGCCACCCGGCTCACGACCCAGAAGGCCAGCAGGTTCATGATCACGTAGGCCAGGGAGTAGAAGGCCGCGGCGGCCAGGCCCTGGGCCGTTCCGGCCACGAGACCGAGCATGACGTAGCCCGCGTGGGCCACGGAGGAGAAGCCGAGAATGCGCTTCACGTCCCTCTGGGCCAGGGCGCAGAAGTTGCCGAAGGTCATGGAGATCGCGCCCAGCCAGGCCAGGGTCGTGGTGATCTCCAGGCCGGGCTTCAGCAGCGTGGCCAGGCGCACCAGGACGACCACCGCGCCGAGCTTGGGCAGGGTGGCCACGAAGGCCGCGGTCTCGTTGCTGGCGCCCTGGTAGACGTCCGGGCACCAGAAGTGGAACGGGAACAGGGCCAGCTTGTAGAACATTCCCGCCAGGAAGAGCGAGAGTCCGATCACGGCCATGGGGGAATCGGCCCAGGCCCAGGACTTGCCCGCCAGCTCGGCGATGTAGGTGGTGTGCTGCGCGGCCAGGACGTAGGACAGGCCGTAGAGGGCCAGGGCCGTGGCCACCGCTCCGAAGAGGATGTACTTGATGCCCGCCTCGGCGGCGCGCTTGTCCGTCGCCCGCAGGGGGATGAGCGTGTACAGGCTGTAGGAGGAGAGCTCCAGGGCCAAGTAGATGGTGAAGAGTTCCGTGGCCGAGGACAGGAGCATCAGGCCCCAGGCCGAGAGGGCCAGGAACATGTAGTAGTCGCTGCGCTTCTCGCCCGCGAGCGTGGGCTGGCGAGTGGCGTTGAGCACGGCCACGAAGAAGCCCGCCGCGATGGCGATCTTGAAGAACTGGGAGAGCAT is part of the Desulfovibrio aminophilus genome and encodes:
- a CDS encoding NADH-quinone oxidoreductase subunit N; the encoded protein is MNFSPTLVVPELFQFMLVMALFIQSLGNRDWEPHVEKWLPLFAGLGFFVSIVSFKASGVMFYGVYKLDMLSQFFKIAIAAGFFVAVLNATRQPTLAGEKRSDYYMFLALSAWGLMLLSSATELFTIYLALELSSYSLYTLIPLRATDKRAAEAGIKYILFGAVATALALYGLSYVLAAQHTTYIAELAGKSWAWADSPMAVIGLSLFLAGMFYKLALFPFHFWCPDVYQGASNETAAFVATLPKLGAVVVLVRLATLLKPGLEITTTLAWLGAISMTFGNFCALAQRDVKRILGFSSVAHAGYVMLGLVAGTAQGLAAAAFYSLAYVIMNLLAFWVVSRVASDGRNLMLDDLNGLYKRAPALAFSLGVGAFALVGLPPTVGFIGKFFLITAAWDHGYNWLVITLAVNSAFAIYYYLSLVRHAYTEETVLEGSAAPDTSVFSVVGAGLLAAVVLVLGLIPSPVFEFAIAAGEGLLK
- a CDS encoding Rossmann-like domain-containing protein → MSTSLLEDIRARTLAVWAENGLLEEPIAVRARTLSVEEALGNPEGDDFPLQKGKERLMEAEFRGARGQAFTDRFGDFTGTLGDVARMPLANNFRRAVFIAACNATLRSLGLCDRTIHCRDSGPGECAGLLRDHLLERFPGARITQVGYQPKIVQALAGSFDLRVLDLDPDNVGQPRHGVRIDGPNTAREALGRADLLLVTGSTLANDSLGDFLLGKPVILYGTTIAGPAALMGWERFCARSE
- a CDS encoding type I restriction enzyme HsdR N-terminal domain-containing protein, producing the protein MHETSLGGTLRDYLSGEEIEETTYEEFRQALARLLVEERGYPRDRLRTKVDLPYEVDGEAYSRSVDLVAYDPEDRPALLVFFSSGDVGSYERETVMAARLFPGGPVPLALVTDTMQAQLLDTASGEVLATGMASTPTWADLLARTRDVVRVPPTPAQRAKLTRIFHTYCGFLFGACCSESCTPPPKSRS